The following DNA comes from Micromonospora chokoriensis.
GGGTGCTACGTCTGCAAGCAGCGCTACCACCAGGTGGACGCCTTCTACCACCAGCTCTGCCCGTCCTGCGCGGCGCTCAACCGGCAGCGCCGCGACGCCCGTACCGACCTGACCGGTCGGCGGGCGCTGCTCACCGGCGGCCGAGCCAAGATCGGCATGTACATCGCGTTGCGGCTGCTGCGCGACGGCGCGCACACGACGGTGACCACGAGGTTCCCGCACGACGCGGTACGCCGGTTCGCCGCGATGCCGGACAGCGCCGACTGGCTGCACCGCCTGCGCATCGTCGGGATCGACCTGCGTGACCCGGCCCAGGTGATCGCCCTCGCCGACTCGGTGAGCAGTCAGGGCCCCCTGGACATCCTGATCAACAACGCGGCACAGACCGTCCGCCGCTCCCCCGGGGCGTACGCGCAGCTGGTCGCCGCGGAGGCCGCGGCCCTGCCCGACGGCCCGCTGCCGGAGTTGATCACCTTAGCCAAGCCGGCTGGACCGGACGCCCCGGCGGGCGCCCTCACCACCGGGCTCACCCCGCACGCGCTCACCGCGTTGGCGCTCACCAGCGGGTCCGCCTCGCCGGAGCGGATCGCGGCGTCCACGGCCATCGACGCCGGAGGTCTCGTACCGGATCTCGACCCGGTCAACAGCTGGGTCCAGCGGGTGCAGGAGGTCGACCCGGTCGAGCTGCTCGAAGTGCAGCTGTGCAACGTCACCGCGCCGTTCGTGCTGGTCAGCAGGCTGCGCCCGGCGATGGCCGCCGCGCCGGCCCGCCGCAAGTACGTGGTGAACGTGTCGGCGATGGAGGGGCAGTTCGGCCGTGGCTACAAGGGGCCGGGGCACCCGCACACCAACATGGCCAAGGCCGCGCTGAACATGCTGACCCGCACCAGCGCCGAGGAGATGCTGACCGACGGCATCCTGATGACCAGCGTCGACACCGGCTGGATCACCGACGAACGGCCGCACCCGACGAAGATGCGCCTGGCCGACGAGGGCTTCCACGCCCCGCTGGACCTGGTCGACGGCGCCGCCCGGGTGTACGACCCGATCGTCCGCGGCGAGCAGGGCGAGGACCTGTACGGCTGTTTCCTGAAGGACTACGCGCCCTGCGC
Coding sequences within:
- a CDS encoding SDR family NAD(P)-dependent oxidoreductase; the protein is MTVDNITENGQKGIDRDRGPQGIDRERLETCLSVFEALEALPSDHPDVVRVQRATARLYKVVKQRRREERRDAILAADRAVTEATATGAPGRIDDETQGIPLASSVAGETAGFLHNPRGCYVCKQRYHQVDAFYHQLCPSCAALNRQRRDARTDLTGRRALLTGGRAKIGMYIALRLLRDGAHTTVTTRFPHDAVRRFAAMPDSADWLHRLRIVGIDLRDPAQVIALADSVSSQGPLDILINNAAQTVRRSPGAYAQLVAAEAAALPDGPLPELITLAKPAGPDAPAGALTTGLTPHALTALALTSGSASPERIAASTAIDAGGLVPDLDPVNSWVQRVQEVDPVELLEVQLCNVTAPFVLVSRLRPAMAAAPARRKYVVNVSAMEGQFGRGYKGPGHPHTNMAKAALNMLTRTSAEEMLTDGILMTSVDTGWITDERPHPTKMRLADEGFHAPLDLVDGAARVYDPIVRGEQGEDLYGCFLKDYAPCAW